ttttagcAGTTAATCATGCTTATCCTGATTGATCTTCACATCTGTTTTCTAGGATTCAAGGTTTTTGGGGGAACTGCACATTGCTCTGCTGAAATCCATCATAAAGGACATTGAAGATGTCTCCCGAACTCCATCAGTTGCATTGGGGGTGAATCCAGGAGGTGGTCATCCACAAATTGTTGAAGGGGTGCGCATGCATGTGTCTTTTGTTTCAAACCTCAAGCTTTTTGtcttttaagttatttttgctCTGTATGCTACTATACTTGAAAGCTTCAGTATCTTTTTGTAGGCATATGCTTGGGGGTTCAATATACGAAGCTGGCAACGCCACCTGAATGTTCTTACTTGGCCTGAAATATTACGACAATTTGCTTTATCTGCTGGTTTGGGGCCTCAGTTAAAGAAAAGGGATGCTGAAGGTGTTTATTCTCGAGATGATAATGAGGTACAGCACTATCTGATGCTATACACGTCTTTCACTCTGTAAGATAATTCCATCTTGAAAATTGTcatgatatttgttttatctcAGTGATCCGAAAAAAATCGTGTGAATTCTCCATCTAATACTTTGTGTAATGCTCAATTTTCTGAGATTCAAAAGGGCCACCTGGGTCTCCTGcgttttcgagaaaaaaaaagcgccACCTGGATGTAGCCAGGAATACTAAGGTCACATCCTATTTGATAGTGTGATTCTTGAAATTTAGTGTACTGAATGTTGGGCAATGAGTGATACCGATCAAATAATGATAAGTTTAGaattttctttcaaataaTTAACTTAAAGTTGgcgtttttattttcaaattcttgaaaaaaaaattagtatgcTCTTTTTGTCTGGCATGCTCCAAAATTCCGGATCAGACCTCCTATCAGTTTTTTCTCTGATGGATTCATGGATGCTTTCTTAATGGAGTATCCAACTTCTGGATTTCAGACAAGAATAGTCAGAGTTGCACTAGTGATGACCATTTTCTCTAACATTTAAGAAAGATGGTTCCTTCCAATAATATTATCTCTGGAATTACTTGACTCAGACAAGGGTTATAGAACTAACTACTATCTAGGAAATTGACAGCTTCCGCTGGTAGATAGGAGTGTTGGGGACCGCCAATTAGTATTGGAGGAGCAGAAATGCAGAATCAGGGCCAGCCTATGAGCTTGCAAAGGCAACTCAGGGCCAGCCTATGAGCTTGCAAAGGCAACATCATTCCTCGCTATCGTGCATCGTGCCATGACTCCCTCTTGCATATCCCACGAAGCAAGACCCCAGTGGTCTCTTCCATCCCTTGAGCCTTGATTTCCTGATAATAGCCACAGCTGCCAGGCAGCAAATTGCCTACCCAGTCCAAGTTAGTCGACAACTCAATATCTAGTATTCTCTTGCCTGACTTGGCCTGCAAATCAAGTCAGAGATTTCAGGAGATGATTAGCTTgctcaaaacttatttttatctgTTCATAACCAAAAACATCCTGAAGAGCTTTGATAACATCAGTACAAAATTTGATGCAGGGTCATGATGGTAAGAACGTCATATCCACGCTCCGAAATGGTTCCGCAGCTGTGAATGCTGCTGCTTTGATGAAAGAAAGAGGCTACACCCATCGCCGTAGATCTCGGCACCGTCTTACTCCTGGAACCGTAAAATTTGCTGCTTTCCATGTGTTATCCCTTGAAGGAAGTAAAGGTCTCACAATATTGGAAGTTGCAGAAAGAATCCAGGTATATTTCTGCTAGCTCCATTTTGCTTTgtgattttcttcttttgtccTATAGTTGAATGACtttggtgtttttttgtttagaaATCTGGATTGAGAGACCTCACAACAAGCAAGACGCCTGAGGCGTCTATAGCTGCTGCATTGTCAAGGGATACAAAACTTTTTGAGCGAACTGCTCCTTCAACATACTGCGTCAAGTCTCCTTATAGAAAAGATCCAGTTGATTCTGAGGTTGTGTTGTCATCAGCACGAGAAAAGATTAGGGCTTTTCATAATGTGCTTTCTGACTCTGAAGCTGAAAAGGAGGCAGATGGTGCTGAGAGGGATGAAGATTCTGAATGTGAtgatgctgatgctgatgATGATCCTGATGGTGATGATGTGAATATTGATGTGGGAGATGGCAAGGATCCCCTAATTGGTCTTAAAGAACAGGATGGTGTACCAATTACAACTGCAGTAGATAGCACAAAGAGGGAAGAAGAAATAGAGGGTGCATTAACTCAACCAAGTAGTCTTAATAAATCTGGAAAAGAGGTTCTCAATCCTTCTTTAGACAAGCCCAGTTCAGCAAATACATCTAGTGATTCACCTGTCAGAGACTCATCAGATTGTCATGAAATAGCTCCTAGTGATGCTGAAGATCAGGAGATTGATGAAAGCAACCAAGGTGAATCTTGGGTCCAGGGATTAGCAGAAGGTGACTACTGTGACCTTAGTGTCGAAGAACGGCTCAATGCACTGGTCGCACTTGTTGGCATTGCCAATGAAGGGAACTCTATTCGAGCTGTGCTTGAGGTAATGATCTTACATAAAATATCCCTCAAtcttgttgtttttctttttgataacACCTGATCATGAGTCTTTCAGGAACGCTTGGAATCAGCAAATGCCTTAAAAAAGCAAATGTGGGCAGAGGCACAACATGATAAGAGACGTACCAAGGAAGAGTTTGCCAGCAGAGTGCAATATAATTCCAACATGAATTTGAAGGCTGATGTAAATCAAGAAAATGGTACTGAGAGTACTACAACTCCATGTCATAATGTTGATAAAGATAATGATGGAAATGCTGGGGTtgtgaataataataatgagaTAATTGACCATAACAGCAATGCTGTTAACACATCTTATGAGAGGAATGGTTCAGGGCAGGACATAACTGCAACAGCAGATACTTTGTCGGTTCAGCAGTATGCTTATGCTGATAAAACACGCTCTCAGTTGAGATCGTACATTGGTCATAGAGCAGAGCAGCTCTTTGTTTATAGGTCACTGCCCCTAGGACAGGATCGGAGACGAAACCGATATTGGCAGTTTTCAACTTCTGCATCACCAAATGACCCTGGTTCAGGACGGATTTTTTTCGAATCCAGAGATGGATACTGGAGGGTTCTTGACTCAGGGGAGGtaactgtttttcttttcgtaCCATTTAATTCAACTTGATTACTACCATCTCTCTCAAGTAAAAAGTGTCACATTTTCGGTTATGTGCATTCAACCTTTGTGAATCATGAATATTTATTTGCATTGGACACAGTTAAATGGTACACGTAGACTTGTCCCAAAATTACTTccatgaaattatattttcccCATATCTTGATTAAAAAGTGGTACACGTAGACTTGATTACCACTATCTCTCTCGAGTAAAAAGTGGTACATTTTGTGCATGTGCAGTCAACCTTTGTGAATCATGAATATTTGTTTGCATTGGACACACTGAAATGGAAATGGTACACGTAGACTTGTCCCTAAAAATACTTCCTTGGAATTATAGTTCCCCAATGTCCTACAAATATATTACAGTAGGAATaagttgtcattttcatttttgacGTCCTTGAAACTGCATGTTTGTTTGATTGTTTTATGGGTATTATGTTAATTTgtatttctttccttttctgtaTGCTATAATTGTTCAAATGCAATGTGTTAATCCACCTATGAGGATTGAATCAGATTCATGTTACATGTCCACATGCTCCATACTGTCATCTAATATTATAATGGCCTCTGGTCTTAAACTCCACATTGTGCAAGTACAACTACTTGTTTGAAATATAAACCTAATGCCACTATTTGCCACTAAATGGTGAATTTCTTGTACTCTAATTTCCATCCAGCTATTTACAGTTTTGAGTTTGAGACATACATAATATTGTTAGAGATTATCTGCATTTTTTCGCCACTAGTACccactcttcatgcttggatAACAGTGATTGTGCAGTTCATCATATCCTCATTAAGTAGAAATATGATTGCTTTATTCTCATTTTTTAGATAGTGAGCACTACTTTTGGCCAGAATTGTAAATTATGCTCTCTAAACTTTGTACGTTTTATATAATGAAAATGCAGGCATTTGATTCTTTAGTAGCTTCCCTTGATACACGTGGCAGCAGGGAAGCACAGTTGCATTCAATGCTACAAAGGATCGAACCAACCTTTAAGGAGGCTATTAAGAGGAAAAACGGTGCAGTTGTAGAACAATCAGCTGGAAGGTATCTAAAGAATGGAGCTATGGAAATGATTAGGGCAAGTTCTCGTAGTGAGTTTGGAAGCCCAAGCAGTAGTCTTTCTGGTATCACTTCTGATAGTGCCATAGCATTTTCAGATTCTTTCAAAATAGAGCTTGGGCGTAATGATGTTGAGAAGACTGCTATTTCAAAAAGAGCAGATGGTTTTATAAGATGGATGTGGAGGGAATGCAATGATCTCAAATTGACCTGTACCATGAAATGTGGCAAGAAAAGATGCTCTGAGTTGATTCATTCTTGTACCTACTGCTATCAGATTTACTTGGCTGAAGAAAGGCACTGCTCTTCTTGCcacatgatttttaaatctattCACAATTTTTCTGACCACACATCACAATGCGAGGAGAAGCGAAGAACTGATCATAACTGGAAGATGCAAACTGCAGATCATTCTATTCCTGTAGGAATGAGATTGCTCAAATTGCAGTTATCAACCATTGAGGTCAAGaaacatgttttttgtttgtcacCTGcttctcagttttttttattacaagtTGGGCCTTTTGGAAACCTGttagcatttttattttactttacaGGCTTCTATTCCACCAGAAGCAATCCAACCATTTTGGACTGATGGTTATCGAAAATCTTGGGGTGTGAAGTTGCACTCTACAGCTTCCTTGGAGGAATTATTCCAGGTTCTGGATTTGTTCTCCTTCAGTTACACGAGTTTCATTTTTGACTTGCATACATCTATTACCTTTTGGTGCAATTGGGTTGTTAAGCTTGAACTTTATCTAGCTACAAATAGTTGAGGTACATGATTGAGGATTTAAACAACGGCAAACAAGGAATAATTGAGaacaaattcattttttgttgACACAGTGTATCATATGTTGAATCACTAAAATAGCTTGTCTCACCTTAGTTTTCATTTATAAGGCTGGGTTTGCATCAAATAGACCAGGACCATGGTTGATTAAACCATGTGAATTTCATCCTTACCGAAGATTTTGAAATGAAATACTGAACTACCAGATCACAAGGATGCTGTGAAGGACGCCAACCATTTTCTTTAAGAATTTACAATTTATTGATGGCTCTGCCTTTTATCTTATTTCTGTTACCTTCTGAAAACTAACACTACGGTGGTATATTTACATGATTTATGTTGTGACAGTGATACTTGTGTGTTTGTCAATATATCTGTACAGATGCATGGATCACACACACGCTACTGTGTTGTGGACCCTTCATACCTCTTTGATTTATCTACCTTGCACCTTAATATCATGGCTGATTACACTTCCTTGTAGATGTTGACACTGCTGGAAGGTGCAATAAAAAGGGACTACCTATCTTCAGATTTTGAAACAACAAAGGAGCTGCTTAACTTAAACACACAAGATACTGCATCCCAGAATCATGTTGGACTGTCTGGATCTGCTGCTGTACTTCCATGGGTTCCTGCCACTACTGCTGCAATCGCACTACGAATGTTAGACCTAGACTCAGCAGTCTCATACATACAAAATCAGAAGATGGAGAGAGACGGTGGAGATTTCGTGGTAAGGTTTCATGCTCGACCTCAAAGTTTCTTTCTGTGCTTTGGTAATCACATGTACTAGATGCTGTAGTTGGCCTTTTCATCGTGAGCTACCTTCTTGCACTACTGCATTTATACAGTTAACATGAAATGTTTCCATATGTTTGagattatgatttttttttttttgacaatctGCACATTTGCTGTTTGTGATGGTACCATCAGTTTCCTTTcagtttgtaatttttctccCTTCGTTGTGCAGAAGCCTCCATCAAGGTTTGCGGTTGTTAAGAATGCACAAGAATTAGAGCCACTGGAAGCTACTGGTTTTGACCTGTATGATGGAAGGTGGGTCGCTGGTAGTGGCCGTCGGGGTCGTGGACGAGGAAGTAGAGGAGGAGGTAGCAGGGGAGGCAGAGGCCGAAGTCGAGGTGGAAGGGTCCCAAGAGGTATTAGTAGCTCATCTAGGATCGGATTTAAGGATGAAAATGAATCCTCAAGGAAGAACGCTCGTCGAGGGCGTACTACTCGTGGTCGCAGGCGAGGACGCCGAACTGTTAGGCCACGGCAACCATCTGAGGGCAGAGGCAGATCGATTCCCAAGGAAAATCTGTTGGGGAGCTTTAGCATGCTTAGCAATGCAAAACCCGCCACTGTTGAGGAGTCTCCAAGGAGCTCAGGTGCTGATGAGTGGGGCTTGGATAACAGAAGGCCATACATTGAAGGTGATGAGAACAGTTCTGGGTCTCAGTCAGATCAATCAGAAGATAATGAGGAAAACGGCCAACCCATGGACGAGGAGTACGACGAGCAGGTTCCAAATTATTCGAGAGGCTATTCTGGTGGCTCCAGGCCCCATGGCATGATA
This is a stretch of genomic DNA from Oryza brachyantha chromosome 1, ObraRS2, whole genome shotgun sequence. It encodes these proteins:
- the LOC102701669 gene encoding homeobox-DDT domain protein RLT2-like isoform X1; amino-acid sequence: MDDGDGAAGKAPEEAEAPAAAAASTPPPAPPPAAGAAAAAAGPVSAGSAGASGSGEKPVKRMMKSPYQLEVLEKTYAVEQYPSETLRAELSAKIGLSDRQLQMWFCHRRLKDRKPPTKRQRREEEAAAGPLMAPPPVLPPPTLPLASGELLISGSSPYDEPPPMPPVHSRRGAGRSSAVPRLSAPDIGRRYYEPLPVMIPPPMSSMQLTTSELRVIHSVESQLGEPLREDGPVLGIEFDPLPPGSFGAPIVPEQPKQPVRSYDTKIYSRHDSKLLKGSAFFPSVEHPFVPNSIGGKRKLMVGNPPPVHPHAGSRAVHEYQFLPEQPSDRYEGSSRSRYYDMPVEASNSRMSSHTPGSQLLHGSEEAALGYPFQGQISGSGLLPQSGRPEVLPAVPTDYEMIQSNSDLNSVPVEGQYGISQVAGFENSLLPSERRAYHDEDGSRVDRKRKHNEEAKIAKEVEAHEKRIRKELEKQDMMKRKREEQMRKEMERHDRERRKEEERLLRERQREQERFQREQRREHERMEKFMQKQSRRAEKQRQKEELRKEKEAARQKAANERATARRIAREYMELVEDERLELMELAAQSKGLPSMLYLDSDTLQQLDSFRGMLSPFPPEVVRLKVPFSIKPWTVSEDNVGNLLMVWKFSITFADFLGLSSVTLDEFIQSLHDYDSRFLGELHIALLKSIIKDIEDVSRTPSVALGVNPGGGHPQIVEGAYAWGFNIRSWQRHLNVLTWPEILRQFALSAGLGPQLKKRDAEGVYSRDDNEGHDGKNVISTLRNGSAAVNAAALMKERGYTHRRRSRHRLTPGTVKFAAFHVLSLEGSKGLTILEVAERIQKSGLRDLTTSKTPEASIAAALSRDTKLFERTAPSTYCVKSPYRKDPVDSEVVLSSAREKIRAFHNVLSDSEAEKEADGAERDEDSECDDADADDDPDGDDVNIDVGDGKDPLIGLKEQDGVPITTAVDSTKREEEIEGALTQPSSLNKSGKEVLNPSLDKPSSANTSSDSPVRDSSDCHEIAPSDAEDQEIDESNQGESWVQGLAEGDYCDLSVEERLNALVALVGIANEGNSIRAVLEERLESANALKKQMWAEAQHDKRRTKEEFASRVQYNSNMNLKADVNQENGTESTTTPCHNVDKDNDGNAGVVNNNNEIIDHNSNAVNTSYERNGSGQDITATADTLSVQQYAYADKTRSQLRSYIGHRAEQLFVYRSLPLGQDRRRNRYWQFSTSASPNDPGSGRIFFESRDGYWRVLDSGEAFDSLVASLDTRGSREAQLHSMLQRIEPTFKEAIKRKNGAVVEQSAGRYLKNGAMEMIRASSRSEFGSPSSSLSGITSDSAIAFSDSFKIELGRNDVEKTAISKRADGFIRWMWRECNDLKLTCTMKCGKKRCSELIHSCTYCYQIYLAEERHCSSCHMIFKSIHNFSDHTSQCEEKRRTDHNWKMQTADHSIPVGMRLLKLQLSTIEASIPPEAIQPFWTDGYRKSWGVKLHSTASLEELFQMLTLLEGAIKRDYLSSDFETTKELLNLNTQDTASQNHVGLSGSAAVLPWVPATTAAIALRMLDLDSAVSYIQNQKMERDGGDFVKPPSRFAVVKNAQELEPLEATGFDLYDGRWVAGSGRRGRGRGSRGGGSRGGRGRSRGGRVPRGISSSSRIGFKDENESSRKNARRGRTTRGRRRGRRTVRPRQPSEGRGRSIPKENLLGSFSMLSNAKPATVEESPRSSGADEWGLDNRRPYIEGDENSSGSQSDQSEDNEENGQPMDEEYDEQVPNYSRGYSGGSRPHGMIDDESEEEDEDAEGDDDGEEDDVDHAVDDVDAEMDDDDDIGDDGEDGGDGGEANADEDEGASSYSSEYSD
- the LOC102701669 gene encoding homeobox-DDT domain protein RLT2-like isoform X2, which gives rise to MDDGDGAAGKAPEEAEAPAAAAASTPPPAPPPAAGAAAAAAGPVSAGSAGASGSGEKPVKRMMKSPYQLEVLEKTYAVEQYPSETLRAELSAKIGLSDRQLQMWFCHRRLKDRKPPTKRQRREEEAAAGPLMAPPPVLPPPTLPLASGELLISGSSPYDEPPPMPPVHSRRGAGRSSAVPRLSAPDIGRRYYEPLPVMIPPPMSSMQLTTSELRVIHSVESQLGEPLREDGPVLGIEFDPLPPGSFGAPIVPEQPKQPVRSYDTKIYSRHDSKLLKGSAFFPSVEHPFVPNSIGGKRKLMVGNPPPVHPHAGSRAVHEYQFLPEQPSDRYEGSSRSRYYDMPVEASNSRMSSHTPGSQLLHGSEEAALGYPFQVEGQYGISQVAGFENSLLPSERRAYHDEDGSRVDRKRKHNEEAKIAKEVEAHEKRIRKELEKQDMMKRKREEQMRKEMERHDRERRKEEERLLRERQREQERFQREQRREHERMEKFMQKQSRRAEKQRQKEELRKEKEAARQKAANERATARRIAREYMELVEDERLELMELAAQSKGLPSMLYLDSDTLQQLDSFRGMLSPFPPEVVRLKVPFSIKPWTVSEDNVGNLLMVWKFSITFADFLGLSSVTLDEFIQSLHDYDSRFLGELHIALLKSIIKDIEDVSRTPSVALGVNPGGGHPQIVEGAYAWGFNIRSWQRHLNVLTWPEILRQFALSAGLGPQLKKRDAEGVYSRDDNEGHDGKNVISTLRNGSAAVNAAALMKERGYTHRRRSRHRLTPGTVKFAAFHVLSLEGSKGLTILEVAERIQKSGLRDLTTSKTPEASIAAALSRDTKLFERTAPSTYCVKSPYRKDPVDSEVVLSSAREKIRAFHNVLSDSEAEKEADGAERDEDSECDDADADDDPDGDDVNIDVGDGKDPLIGLKEQDGVPITTAVDSTKREEEIEGALTQPSSLNKSGKEVLNPSLDKPSSANTSSDSPVRDSSDCHEIAPSDAEDQEIDESNQGESWVQGLAEGDYCDLSVEERLNALVALVGIANEGNSIRAVLEERLESANALKKQMWAEAQHDKRRTKEEFASRVQYNSNMNLKADVNQENGTESTTTPCHNVDKDNDGNAGVVNNNNEIIDHNSNAVNTSYERNGSGQDITATADTLSVQQYAYADKTRSQLRSYIGHRAEQLFVYRSLPLGQDRRRNRYWQFSTSASPNDPGSGRIFFESRDGYWRVLDSGEAFDSLVASLDTRGSREAQLHSMLQRIEPTFKEAIKRKNGAVVEQSAGRYLKNGAMEMIRASSRSEFGSPSSSLSGITSDSAIAFSDSFKIELGRNDVEKTAISKRADGFIRWMWRECNDLKLTCTMKCGKKRCSELIHSCTYCYQIYLAEERHCSSCHMIFKSIHNFSDHTSQCEEKRRTDHNWKMQTADHSIPVGMRLLKLQLSTIEASIPPEAIQPFWTDGYRKSWGVKLHSTASLEELFQMLTLLEGAIKRDYLSSDFETTKELLNLNTQDTASQNHVGLSGSAAVLPWVPATTAAIALRMLDLDSAVSYIQNQKMERDGGDFVKPPSRFAVVKNAQELEPLEATGFDLYDGRWVAGSGRRGRGRGSRGGGSRGGRGRSRGGRVPRGISSSSRIGFKDENESSRKNARRGRTTRGRRRGRRTVRPRQPSEGRGRSIPKENLLGSFSMLSNAKPATVEESPRSSGADEWGLDNRRPYIEGDENSSGSQSDQSEDNEENGQPMDEEYDEQVPNYSRGYSGGSRPHGMIDDESEEEDEDAEGDDDGEEDDVDHAVDDVDAEMDDDDDIGDDGEDGGDGGEANADEDEGASSYSSEYSD